From Rhododendron vialii isolate Sample 1 chromosome 10a, ASM3025357v1, the proteins below share one genomic window:
- the LOC131304752 gene encoding probable glycosyltransferase At5g03795 isoform X2, translating into MERRFKVYIYPDGDPNTFYQTPRKLTGKYASEGYFFQNIRESGFRTEDPDRADLFFIPISCHKMRGKGTSYENMTVIVQNYVESLISKYPFWNRTLGADHFFVTCHDVGVRATEGLPLLVKNSIRVVCSPSYGIGFIPHKDVALPQVLQPFALPAGGNDVENRTTLGFWAGHRNSKIRVILARVWENDTELDIANDRIDKAAGPLVYENKFYRTKFCICPGGSQVNSARITDSIHYGCVPGPETLPVEFTSRQIRCFPYGDVRPLVTPPCDQILTANAC; encoded by the exons ATGGAGAGGAGATTCAAGGTGTATATATATCCCGACGGAGACCCCAATACTTTCTACCAGACGCCGAGGAAGTTGACCGGGAAGTACGCGAGCGAGGGATACTTTTTTCAGAATATCAGGGAGTCCGGCTTCCGAACGGAGGATCCTGATCGGGCTGATCTCTTCTTTATCCCTATCTCGTGCCACAAGATGAGAGGGAAG GGCACATCCTATGAAAACATGACAGTTATTGTCCAAAATTATGTGGAGAGCTTAATATCCAAGTATCCTTTCTGGAATAGAACACTGGGTGCAGATCATTTCTTCGTTACTTGTCATGATGTTGGTGTAAGGGCAACTGAAGGACTTCCACTTCTTGTAAAGAATTCGATTCGAGTAGTGTGCTCCCCAAGCTATGGTATTGGATTTATTCCACACAAAGATGTTGCTCTCCCTCAAGTGCTGCAGCCGTTTGCTCTTCCAGCTGGTGGAAATGATGTGGAAAACAG GACAACTCTAGGTTTTTGGGCAGGCCATAGGAACTCCAAAATCAGAGTTATACTCGCACGAGTATGGGAAAATGATACCGAACTTGATATTGCAAACGACAGAATAGACAAGGCCGCTGGACCTCTGGTatacgaaaataaattttacagGACTAAGTTCTGTATATGTCCTGGTGGTTCTCAGGTCAACAGTGCCCGAATAACTGATTCAATCCATTATGGTTGCGTTCCTG GTCCAGAAACACTTCCAGTTGAATTCACCTCCCGTCAAATACGATGCTTTCCATATGGTGATGTACGACCTCTGGTTACGCCACCATGTGATCAAATACTGACTGCAAATGCATGTTGA
- the LOC131304752 gene encoding probable glycosyltransferase At5g03795 isoform X1 yields the protein MERRFKVYIYPDGDPNTFYQTPRKLTGKYASEGYFFQNIRESGFRTEDPDRADLFFIPISCHKMRGKGTSYENMTVIVQNYVESLISKYPFWNRTLGADHFFVTCHDVGVRATEGLPLLVKNSIRVVCSPSYGIGFIPHKDVALPQVLQPFALPAGGNDVENRTTLGFWAGHRNSKIRVILARVWENDTELDIANDRIDKAAGPLVYENKFYRTKFCICPGGSQVNSARITDSIHYGCVPVILSNYYDLPFNDILDWRKFSVILEENDVYRLKQILKDISNSEFVVLQENVVKVQKHFQLNSPPVKYDAFHMVMYDLWLRHHVIKY from the exons ATGGAGAGGAGATTCAAGGTGTATATATATCCCGACGGAGACCCCAATACTTTCTACCAGACGCCGAGGAAGTTGACCGGGAAGTACGCGAGCGAGGGATACTTTTTTCAGAATATCAGGGAGTCCGGCTTCCGAACGGAGGATCCTGATCGGGCTGATCTCTTCTTTATCCCTATCTCGTGCCACAAGATGAGAGGGAAG GGCACATCCTATGAAAACATGACAGTTATTGTCCAAAATTATGTGGAGAGCTTAATATCCAAGTATCCTTTCTGGAATAGAACACTGGGTGCAGATCATTTCTTCGTTACTTGTCATGATGTTGGTGTAAGGGCAACTGAAGGACTTCCACTTCTTGTAAAGAATTCGATTCGAGTAGTGTGCTCCCCAAGCTATGGTATTGGATTTATTCCACACAAAGATGTTGCTCTCCCTCAAGTGCTGCAGCCGTTTGCTCTTCCAGCTGGTGGAAATGATGTGGAAAACAG GACAACTCTAGGTTTTTGGGCAGGCCATAGGAACTCCAAAATCAGAGTTATACTCGCACGAGTATGGGAAAATGATACCGAACTTGATATTGCAAACGACAGAATAGACAAGGCCGCTGGACCTCTGGTatacgaaaataaattttacagGACTAAGTTCTGTATATGTCCTGGTGGTTCTCAGGTCAACAGTGCCCGAATAACTGATTCAATCCATTATGGTTGCGTTCCTG TGATATTGTCTAATTATTATGACCTTCCATTCAATGACATTCTCGATTGGCGAAAATTTTCTGTCATACTTGAGGAGAATGATGTGTATCGGCTAAAGCAAATATTGAAGGACATATCTAACTCGGAATTTGTTGTTTTGCAAGAGAACGTTGTTAAG GTCCAGAAACACTTCCAGTTGAATTCACCTCCCGTCAAATACGATGCTTTCCATATGGTGATGTACGACCTCTGGTTACGCCACCATGTGATCAAATACTGA